The Candidatus Methylomirabilis sp. genomic interval GGCGCGGGTCGAACCAAAGGGGGTGTCTGCGGGTGCCGATCTACGAGTACCGCTGCGAAGCATGCAGCCACACGTTCGAGGCCATCCAGAAGATGACCGATGCGCACGTTGCGACGTGCGTCCTCTGCGGCGGACCGGTGCAGAGGCTCCTGTCGGCCCCGGCCCTGGTCTTCAAGGGAACCGGCTGGTACGTCACCGACTACCCGAACGCCGACCGGAAGAAGGCCATGGAGGCC includes:
- a CDS encoding FmdB family zinc ribbon protein yields the protein MPIYEYRCEACSHTFEAIQKMTDAHVATCVLCGGPVQRLLSAPALVFKGTGWYVTDYPNADRKKAMEA